Proteins encoded in a region of the Salipiger sp. CCB-MM3 genome:
- a CDS encoding biotin--[acetyl-CoA-carboxylase] ligase, protein MWPEGYGRRVLDEVDSTNAEAVRIVPALEAPEWILGLRQSAGRGRRGRAWSMPEGNFAATLVLPVAEPPQVVALRSFVASLALYEAFVAVTGRSDGLALKWPNDVLMNGGKVAGILLESLGRHGNCDWLAIGIGVNLAAAPDVGEVEPGALRPVSLLSETGAAVGPEEFLTALAAAYAREETRFRGYGFAGLREAWLQRAARLGSVITARTGRHEFVGTFETVDDAGNLVLRTASGRQAIAAADVFF, encoded by the coding sequence ATGTGGCCTGAAGGCTATGGGCGGCGCGTGCTGGACGAGGTGGACAGCACCAATGCCGAGGCGGTGCGGATCGTGCCCGCGCTCGAAGCGCCCGAGTGGATCCTCGGGCTGCGGCAGAGCGCCGGGCGCGGGCGCCGGGGCCGCGCGTGGTCGATGCCCGAAGGCAATTTCGCCGCGACGCTGGTGCTGCCCGTGGCCGAGCCGCCGCAGGTGGTGGCCCTGCGCAGTTTCGTCGCCTCGCTGGCGCTCTATGAGGCCTTCGTGGCGGTGACCGGGCGTTCGGACGGGCTGGCGCTGAAATGGCCCAACGACGTGCTGATGAACGGCGGCAAAGTGGCGGGCATCCTGCTGGAAAGCCTTGGGCGGCACGGCAATTGCGACTGGCTGGCGATTGGCATCGGCGTCAACCTCGCCGCCGCGCCGGATGTGGGCGAGGTCGAGCCTGGCGCGCTGCGCCCGGTCTCGCTGCTGTCCGAAACCGGCGCGGCTGTGGGGCCCGAGGAGTTTCTGACCGCGCTCGCCGCCGCCTATGCGCGCGAAGAGACGCGGTTCCGCGGCTATGGGTTCGCCGGGCTGCGCGAGGCCTGGCTGCAGCGGGCGGCGCGGCTGGGATCGGTGATCACCGCGCGCACCGGCAGGCACGAATTCGTGGGCACGTTCGAAACGGTGGACGATGCCGGCAATCTTGTCCTAAGGACAGCCAGCGGCCGGCAGGCGATTGCCGCGGCAGACGTGTTTTTCTGA
- the nuoN gene encoding NADH-quinone oxidoreductase subunit NuoN yields MISADLNTILPEILLAVYAMLALVGAVYTGKDKLAPALVWATAAVMVILALWIGTTASGTRPAFHGMFVDDAFSRFAKVVILVSAACVLVMGLGFMQKQKLLRFEYPVLVALSTVGMMVMVSSGDLMTLYMGLELMSLSLYVVASLRRDSEMSTEAGLKYFVLGALSSGMLLYGASLTYGFAGTTLYSGIINAASEGHLSIGLLIGLVLMISGFAFKVSAVPFHMWTPDVYQGAPTPVTAFFATAPKVAAMALFARVMHDAFGGAVADWSQVVALIAVLSMFLGSIAAIGQTNIKRLMAYSSIAHMGYALIGLAAGTEAGVEAMLIYMVIYVTMNVGTFAFIMSMSKDGQPVADITALGMYSKREPGKALAMLVLLFSLAGVPPLLGFFAKLGVWRAAIAEDMVWLVVASAVASAIGAFYYLRIVFYMYFGEDREDALDTGGSPILWGFLMVSAVIMVAGVVNLFGIEGPAAAAAATLVN; encoded by the coding sequence ATGATCTCGGCTGATCTGAACACAATCCTTCCGGAGATCCTGCTGGCGGTTTACGCCATGCTGGCGCTGGTCGGGGCGGTCTACACCGGCAAGGACAAGCTGGCCCCGGCGCTGGTCTGGGCCACCGCAGCGGTGATGGTGATCCTCGCGCTGTGGATCGGCACCACGGCGAGCGGCACGCGCCCGGCCTTCCACGGCATGTTCGTGGATGACGCCTTCTCGCGCTTTGCCAAAGTGGTGATCCTCGTCTCGGCGGCCTGCGTGCTGGTGATGGGCCTCGGCTTCATGCAAAAGCAAAAGCTGCTGCGCTTTGAATACCCGGTGCTGGTGGCGCTCTCGACCGTGGGCATGATGGTCATGGTCTCCTCGGGCGATCTGATGACGCTCTACATGGGGCTCGAACTGATGTCGCTCTCGCTTTACGTGGTCGCCTCGCTGCGCCGCGACAGCGAGATGTCCACCGAGGCGGGCCTGAAGTATTTCGTGCTGGGCGCGCTGTCGTCGGGCATGCTGCTCTACGGTGCCTCGCTGACCTACGGCTTTGCCGGCACCACGCTTTATTCGGGCATCATCAACGCCGCCTCCGAGGGGCATCTGTCGATCGGGCTGCTGATCGGCCTCGTGCTGATGATTTCGGGCTTTGCCTTCAAGGTCTCGGCGGTGCCCTTCCACATGTGGACCCCCGACGTCTATCAAGGCGCGCCGACGCCGGTCACCGCCTTCTTCGCCACTGCGCCGAAGGTGGCGGCCATGGCGCTTTTCGCCCGCGTCATGCATGACGCCTTCGGCGGTGCCGTGGCGGACTGGAGCCAGGTGGTCGCGCTGATCGCCGTGCTGTCGATGTTCCTCGGTTCCATCGCCGCCATCGGCCAGACCAACATCAAGCGCCTGATGGCCTATTCCTCGATCGCCCATATGGGCTATGCGCTGATCGGCCTTGCCGCGGGCACCGAGGCGGGCGTCGAGGCGATGCTGATCTACATGGTGATCTATGTGACGATGAACGTCGGCACCTTTGCCTTCATCATGTCGATGAGCAAGGACGGCCAGCCGGTCGCCGATATCACCGCACTGGGGATGTACTCCAAGCGCGAGCCGGGCAAGGCTCTGGCCATGCTGGTGCTGCTGTTCAGCCTCGCCGGTGTGCCGCCGCTGCTGGGCTTCTTTGCCAAGCTGGGCGTCTGGCGCGCCGCCATCGCCGAAGACATGGTCTGGCTGGTGGTCGCCTCCGCCGTGGCCTCGGCCATCGGGGCGTTCTACTACCTGCGCATCGTCTTCTACATGTACTTCGGTGAAGACCGCGAGGATGCGCTGGACACCGGCGGCTCGCCGATCCTCTGGGGCTTTTTGATGGTCTCGGCGGTGATCATGGTGGCCGGGGTGGTGAACCTCTTCGGCATCGAGGGGCCCGCGGCCGCGGCGGCAGCCACCCTTGTCAACTGA
- a CDS encoding NADH-quinone oxidoreductase subunit M → MANLLSIVTFLPALAALILALFLRGGDAAADRNAKWLAMIATSATFVISLFILFQFDASNPGFQMVETGSWIMGMSYKMGVDGISVLFVMLTTFMMPLVILASWDVKVRVKEYMIAFLLLETLMLGVFMALDLVLFYLFFEAGLIPMFLIIGIWGGKNRIYASFKFFLYTFLGSVLMLVAIVAMYADAGTLDIPTLLTHEFSTAGFSVLGIHIVGGLQTMLWLAFFASFAVKMPMWPVHTWLPDAHVQAPTAGSVVLAAILLKMGGYGFLRFSLPMFPVGSEVLAPLVFWMSAIAIVYTSLVALVQEDMKKLIAYSSVAHMGYVTLGIFAANQQGIDGAIFQMISHGFVSGALFLCVGVIYDRMHTREIDAYGGLVNRMPAYALIFMFFTMANVGLPGTSGFIGEFLTMMGIFQVNTWVALFAASGVILSASYALWLYRRVVFGDLIKESLKTIQDMTPRERWTFAPLVVMTLWLGVYPAAALDIIGPSVEALVNNYDTAVAAADLGGTTVAEANH, encoded by the coding sequence ATGGCCAACCTTCTTTCCATCGTCACCTTCCTGCCCGCGCTGGCGGCGCTGATCCTCGCGCTCTTCCTGCGCGGCGGTGACGCCGCGGCGGACCGGAATGCCAAATGGCTCGCGATGATCGCCACCTCGGCGACCTTCGTGATCTCGCTGTTCATCCTGTTCCAGTTCGACGCGTCGAACCCCGGCTTCCAGATGGTGGAGACCGGCAGCTGGATCATGGGCATGAGCTACAAGATGGGCGTCGACGGCATCTCGGTGCTGTTCGTGATGCTCACCACCTTCATGATGCCGCTGGTGATCCTCGCGTCGTGGGACGTGAAGGTGCGGGTCAAAGAGTATATGATCGCCTTCCTGCTGCTCGAGACGCTGATGCTCGGCGTGTTCATGGCGCTCGATCTGGTGCTCTTCTACCTGTTCTTCGAGGCGGGCCTGATCCCGATGTTCCTGATCATCGGCATCTGGGGCGGCAAGAACCGCATCTACGCTTCGTTCAAGTTCTTCCTCTACACCTTCCTCGGCTCGGTGCTGATGCTGGTGGCGATCGTGGCGATGTATGCCGATGCGGGCACGCTGGATATCCCGACGCTGCTGACCCATGAGTTCTCGACCGCGGGCTTCTCGGTGCTGGGCATCCACATCGTCGGCGGTCTGCAGACGATGCTCTGGCTGGCCTTCTTCGCCTCCTTCGCGGTGAAGATGCCCATGTGGCCGGTGCACACATGGCTGCCCGACGCGCACGTGCAGGCGCCCACGGCGGGCTCTGTGGTGCTGGCGGCGATCCTGCTGAAGATGGGCGGCTACGGCTTCCTGCGCTTTTCGCTGCCGATGTTCCCGGTGGGCTCGGAAGTGCTGGCGCCGCTGGTGTTCTGGATGTCGGCCATCGCCATCGTCTACACCTCGCTGGTCGCGCTAGTGCAGGAGGACATGAAGAAGCTGATCGCCTATTCGTCGGTCGCCCACATGGGCTATGTGACGCTGGGCATCTTTGCCGCCAACCAGCAGGGGATCGATGGCGCGATCTTCCAGATGATCAGCCATGGCTTCGTGTCGGGCGCGCTCTTCCTCTGCGTCGGGGTGATCTACGACCGCATGCACACCCGCGAGATCGACGCCTACGGCGGCCTGGTGAACCGCATGCCCGCCTATGCGCTGATCTTCATGTTCTTCACGATGGCCAACGTCGGCCTGCCGGGGACCTCGGGCTTCATCGGGGAATTCCTGACCATGATGGGGATCTTCCAGGTCAACACCTGGGTGGCGCTGTTTGCCGCTTCGGGGGTGATCCTGTCGGCGTCCTACGCGCTGTGGCTCTACCGCCGCGTGGTGTTCGGCGATCTTATCAAGGAAAGCCTCAAGACCATTCAGGACATGACCCCGCGCGAGCGCTGGACCTTCGCGCCGCTGGTCGTCATGACCCTGTGGCTGGGGGTCTACCCGGCCGCGGCGCTGGACATCATCGGCCCGTCGGTCGAGGCGCTGGTCAACAATTATGATACGGCCGTGGCGGCCGCCGATCTCGGCGGCACCACCGTGGCCGAAGCGAACCACTGA
- the nuoL gene encoding NADH-quinone oxidoreductase subunit L, with protein METIILFAPLLGAVLAGFGWRFIGEKGAMWVTTGLLFLACLLSWIVFLFLGEAETIPLFRFIESGTLSTEWAIRSDRLTAIMLIVVTTVSALVHLYSFGYMAHDPQFKEGESYKPRFFAYLSFFTFAMLALVTSDNLVQMFFGWEGVGVASYLLIGFYYKKPSAGAAAMKAFIVNRVGDFGFLLGILGLFFLTDSIRFDDIFAAAPQLAETQLTFLWTDWNAANLLAFLLFVGAMGKSAQLLLHTWLPDAMEGPTPVSALIHAATMVTAGVFLVCRMSPLMEYAPEAMAFVTFLGATTAFFAATVGLVQNDIKRVIAYSTCSQLGYMFVAAGVGVYSAAMFHLLTHAFFKAMLFLGAGSVIHAMHHEQDMRNYGGLRGKIPYTFWAMMIGTLAITGVGIPLTHIGFAGFLSKDAIIESAWAGTAGGYAFWMLVIAALFTSFYSWRLIFLTFYGRPRGDKHTHEHAHESPKVMTIPLAVLAVGAVFAGMVFYGPFFGDHERVNRFFGIPAHHAEASEEGHGEAEGEAAGEEHAATEAHGEDTAVATEEHGTETAEAAAEETTAEETTAEETTHVATGMAPEGAIFMGPDNHVMDEAHHAPVWVKVSPFFAMLIGFGVAYLFYIVNPALPKRLAENQRPLYLFLLNKWYFDEIYDFIFVRPAKAIGRFLWKRVDGNVIDGSINGVAMGIIPFFTKLAGRAQSGYIFTYAFAMVIGIAVLVTWMSILGGAH; from the coding sequence ATGGAGACGATTATTCTCTTTGCCCCGCTGCTCGGGGCCGTGCTGGCGGGGTTCGGCTGGCGCTTCATCGGCGAGAAGGGGGCCATGTGGGTCACCACCGGCCTGCTGTTTCTGGCCTGTCTGCTGTCGTGGATCGTGTTCCTCTTCCTCGGCGAGGCAGAGACCATCCCACTGTTCCGCTTCATCGAAAGCGGCACGCTCAGCACCGAATGGGCGATCCGCTCGGACCGTCTGACGGCGATCATGCTGATCGTGGTCACCACGGTCTCGGCGCTCGTGCACCTCTACAGCTTCGGCTACATGGCGCATGACCCGCAGTTCAAGGAAGGCGAGAGCTACAAGCCGCGCTTCTTTGCCTACCTGTCGTTCTTCACCTTCGCGATGCTCGCGCTGGTGACTTCGGACAACCTCGTGCAGATGTTCTTTGGCTGGGAAGGCGTGGGCGTCGCGTCCTACTTGCTGATCGGGTTCTACTACAAGAAACCCTCGGCGGGGGCTGCGGCGATGAAGGCCTTCATCGTCAACCGTGTGGGTGACTTCGGCTTCCTGCTCGGCATCCTTGGCCTCTTCTTCCTCACCGACTCCATCCGCTTTGACGACATCTTCGCGGCGGCACCGCAGTTGGCGGAAACGCAGCTGACCTTCCTCTGGACCGACTGGAACGCGGCGAACCTGCTGGCCTTCCTGCTGTTTGTCGGCGCCATGGGCAAATCGGCGCAGCTCTTGCTGCACACATGGCTGCCCGACGCGATGGAAGGCCCGACCCCGGTGTCGGCGCTGATCCACGCCGCGACCATGGTGACCGCCGGTGTCTTCCTCGTCTGCCGCATGTCGCCGCTGATGGAATACGCGCCGGAAGCGATGGCTTTCGTCACCTTCCTCGGCGCCACCACCGCCTTCTTCGCGGCGACGGTCGGCCTCGTCCAGAACGACATCAAGCGGGTGATCGCCTATTCGACCTGTTCGCAGCTCGGCTACATGTTCGTGGCGGCGGGCGTCGGTGTCTACTCGGCGGCCATGTTCCACCTGCTGACCCACGCCTTCTTCAAGGCGATGCTGTTCCTTGGCGCCGGCTCGGTCATCCACGCGATGCACCACGAGCAGGACATGCGGAACTACGGCGGTCTGCGCGGCAAGATCCCCTACACCTTCTGGGCGATGATGATAGGCACGCTGGCGATCACCGGCGTCGGCATCCCGCTCACGCACATCGGCTTTGCTGGTTTCCTGTCGAAGGACGCGATCATCGAGAGCGCATGGGCAGGAACCGCGGGCGGCTACGCCTTCTGGATGCTGGTCATCGCGGCGCTGTTCACTTCGTTCTACTCTTGGCGCCTGATCTTCCTGACCTTCTACGGGCGTCCGCGCGGCGACAAGCACACGCATGAGCACGCGCATGAAAGCCCGAAAGTCATGACCATTCCGCTGGCGGTTCTTGCCGTGGGCGCGGTCTTTGCCGGGATGGTCTTCTACGGGCCGTTCTTTGGCGACCATGAGAGGGTGAACCGCTTCTTCGGCATCCCCGCGCATCATGCGGAAGCCTCGGAAGAGGGGCATGGTGAGGCGGAAGGCGAAGCTGCGGGCGAAGAGCACGCGGCCACCGAGGCGCACGGCGAAGACACCGCCGTCGCCACCGAAGAGCATGGCACCGAGACTGCCGAGGCTGCCGCCGAGGAGACCACCGCCGAAGAGACCACCGCCGAAGAGACCACCCATGTGGCCACTGGCATGGCGCCCGAGGGCGCGATCTTCATGGGGCCGGACAACCACGTCATGGACGAGGCGCACCACGCGCCGGTCTGGGTCAAGGTCTCGCCGTTCTTCGCCATGCTGATCGGCTTTGGCGTTGCCTATCTCTTCTACATCGTGAACCCGGCGCTGCCGAAGCGGCTCGCAGAGAACCAGCGCCCGCTGTATCTCTTCTTGCTGAACAAGTGGTATTTCGACGAGATTTACGACTTCATCTTCGTGCGGCCAGCCAAGGCGATCGGGCGCTTCCTGTGGAAGCGGGTTGACGGCAACGTCATCGACGGCTCGATCAACGGCGTGGCGATGGGGATCATCCCCTTCTTCACCAAGCTCGCGGGCCGCGCGCAGTCCGGCTACATCTTCACCTACGCCTTCGCCATGGTGATCGGCATCGCCGTTCTGGTCACCTGGATGTCGATCCTCGGAGGGGCTCACTAA
- the nuoK gene encoding NADH-quinone oxidoreductase subunit NuoK, with amino-acid sequence MIGLEHYLTVAAVLFVIGIFGIFLNRKNVIILLMSIELILLSVNINFVAFSSFLGDLAGQVFTLFVLTVAAAEAAIGLAILVCFFRNRGSIAVEDVNVMKG; translated from the coding sequence ATGATCGGACTTGAACATTACCTGACGGTGGCGGCCGTGCTGTTCGTCATCGGGATTTTCGGGATTTTCCTCAATCGGAAGAACGTGATCATCCTGCTGATGTCGATCGAGCTCATTCTGCTCTCGGTCAACATCAACTTCGTCGCCTTCTCGTCCTTTCTGGGCGATCTCGCGGGGCAGGTCTTCACGCTCTTCGTGCTGACCGTGGCGGCGGCCGAAGCGGCCATCGGCCTTGCGATCCTCGTCTGCTTCTTCCGCAACCGCGGCTCGATCGCCGTGGAAGACGTCAACGTGATGAAAGGCTGA
- a CDS encoding NADH-quinone oxidoreductase subunit J, with the protein MMVFAFYLFSLCVIVGGLLTVIARNPVHSVLWLILSFLSAAGLFVLLGAEFVAMLLIIVYVGAVAVLFLFVVMMLDVDFAELRAGMAKYMPLALLIGVVILMQLGMAFGGWEASELAASQLSAPTPAPEEMQNTVALGVLLYDRYFLLFQLAGLILLVAMIGAIVLTLRHRTDVKRQNVLAQMWRDPAKALELKDVKPGQGL; encoded by the coding sequence ATGATGGTGTTCGCCTTCTACCTCTTTTCGCTCTGCGTGATCGTGGGCGGGCTGCTCACGGTGATCGCCCGGAACCCGGTGCACTCGGTGCTCTGGCTGATCCTCTCCTTCCTCAGCGCGGCGGGGCTCTTCGTGCTGCTGGGCGCCGAGTTCGTGGCGATGCTGCTAATCATCGTCTACGTCGGCGCGGTGGCGGTGCTGTTCCTCTTCGTGGTGATGATGCTGGATGTAGACTTTGCCGAACTGCGCGCGGGCATGGCGAAATACATGCCGTTGGCGCTGCTCATCGGCGTGGTCATTCTGATGCAGCTGGGCATGGCCTTTGGCGGCTGGGAAGCCTCGGAACTGGCGGCCAGCCAGCTGTCGGCGCCGACGCCTGCGCCCGAAGAGATGCAAAACACCGTCGCACTCGGCGTGCTGCTCTATGACCGCTACTTCCTGCTGTTCCAGCTGGCGGGGCTGATCCTGCTGGTCGCCATGATCGGCGCGATCGTCCTCACGCTGCGCCATCGCACCGACGTCAAGCGTCAGAACGTGCTGGCGCAGATGTGGCGCGATCCGGCCAAGGCGCTGGAACTGAAAGACGTGAAGCCCGGGCAGGGGCTCTGA
- a CDS encoding carboxymuconolactone decarboxylase family protein, protein MSDPKTPFELMMTQAQEMAKAFNPALESFAPKEYEKLWPTMPKDIMEFWFGKGMSKDGLDAKTRLLLTLAGLTMQGAQADTPVRMTVRHLIEAGATKDEIAETIAHMSMFAGIPAMTRAMELAREVMEDNEDNAK, encoded by the coding sequence ATGAGCGATCCCAAAACCCCCTTCGAGCTGATGATGACGCAGGCGCAGGAGATGGCGAAAGCCTTCAACCCTGCGCTCGAGAGCTTCGCGCCCAAGGAATACGAGAAACTCTGGCCGACCATGCCCAAGGACATCATGGAGTTCTGGTTCGGCAAGGGCATGTCCAAGGACGGGCTCGACGCCAAGACCCGGCTGCTGCTGACGCTGGCCGGGCTGACCATGCAGGGCGCGCAGGCTGACACGCCGGTGCGCATGACCGTGCGCCACCTGATCGAGGCCGGCGCCACCAAAGACGAGATCGCCGAGACCATCGCCCATATGTCGATGTTCGCTGGCATACCCGCCATGACCCGCGCCATGGAGCTTGCGCGCGAGGTGATGGAAGACAACGAGGATAACGCAAAATGA
- the nuoI gene encoding NADH-quinone oxidoreductase subunit NuoI produces the protein MASIDYGRAAKYFLLADFIKGFQLGLKYFFAPKPTLNYPHEKGYLSPRFRGEHALRRYPNGEERCIACKLCEAICPAQAITIDAEPRDDGSRRTTRYDIDMTKCIYCGFCQEACPVDAIVEGPNFEFSTETREELFYDKDKLLANGERWEAEIARNLELDAPYR, from the coding sequence ATGGCATCGATCGATTACGGCCGGGCAGCCAAGTATTTCCTGCTGGCAGACTTCATCAAGGGCTTCCAACTGGGGCTGAAGTACTTCTTCGCGCCCAAGCCCACGCTGAACTACCCGCATGAGAAGGGCTATCTGTCCCCGCGCTTCCGCGGCGAGCACGCGCTGCGTCGCTATCCCAATGGCGAAGAGCGCTGCATCGCCTGCAAACTCTGCGAGGCCATCTGCCCGGCGCAGGCCATCACCATCGACGCTGAGCCGCGGGACGACGGCAGCCGCCGCACCACGCGTTACGACATCGACATGACGAAATGCATCTACTGCGGCTTCTGCCAAGAGGCCTGCCCGGTGGACGCGATCGTCGAGGGGCCGAACTTCGAGTTCTCGACCGAGACCCGCGAGGAGCTGTTCTACGACAAGGACAAGCTGCTGGCGAACGGTGAGCGCTGGGAAGCCGAGATCGCCCGCAACCTCGAGCTTGACGCTCCATATCGCTGA
- the nuoH gene encoding NADH-quinone oxidoreductase subunit NuoH: MADFFATPFGIFILVLAQTLAVVAFVMISLLFLVYGDRKIWAAVQMRRGPNVVGMFGILQSVADAIKYVLKEVVIPAGSDKAVFLLAPIISFVMAMIAWAAIPFNDGWVLADINVAILYVMAISSLEVYGVIMGGWASNSKYPFLGSLRSAAQMISYEVSIGLIIIGVIISTGSMSFGDIVRAQDGSFGLFNWYWLPHFPMVFLFFISALAETNRPPFDLPEAESELVAGYQVEYSSTPFLLFMAGEYIAIFLMCALTSLLFFGGWLSPIPGLPDGVLWMVAKMAFFFFIFAMVKAITPRYRYDQLMRLGWKVFLPFSLFWVVFVSFAAKFGWFWGIFARWTTGG; this comes from the coding sequence ATGGCAGACTTCTTCGCAACGCCCTTCGGCATCTTCATCCTAGTGCTCGCGCAAACCCTTGCGGTCGTGGCCTTCGTGATGATCTCGCTGTTGTTCCTGGTCTATGGCGACCGCAAGATCTGGGCCGCCGTGCAGATGCGGCGCGGCCCCAACGTCGTGGGGATGTTCGGCATTCTCCAGTCGGTGGCGGACGCGATCAAATACGTGCTGAAGGAAGTGGTGATCCCGGCGGGCTCTGACAAGGCCGTCTTCCTGCTGGCGCCGATCATTTCTTTCGTGATGGCGATGATCGCCTGGGCGGCGATCCCGTTCAACGACGGCTGGGTGCTCGCTGATATCAACGTGGCGATCCTCTACGTGATGGCGATCAGCTCGCTCGAGGTCTACGGCGTGATCATGGGGGGCTGGGCGTCTAACTCGAAATACCCGTTCCTCGGCTCGCTGCGCTCGGCGGCACAGATGATCTCGTATGAGGTGTCGATCGGCCTGATCATCATCGGCGTGATCATCTCTACCGGCTCGATGAGCTTTGGCGACATCGTGCGGGCGCAGGATGGCAGCTTTGGCCTGTTCAACTGGTACTGGCTGCCGCATTTCCCGATGGTGTTCCTGTTCTTCATCTCGGCGCTGGCCGAGACCAACCGCCCGCCGTTCGACCTTCCCGAAGCGGAATCGGAACTGGTGGCCGGTTATCAGGTGGAATATTCCTCGACGCCCTTCCTGCTGTTCATGGCAGGTGAATATATCGCGATCTTCTTGATGTGCGCGCTGACCTCGCTGCTGTTCTTCGGCGGCTGGCTGTCGCCGATCCCCGGCCTGCCCGACGGCGTGCTGTGGATGGTCGCGAAGATGGCGTTCTTCTTCTTCATCTTCGCGATGGTGAAGGCGATCACCCCGCGCTACCGCTACGACCAGCTGATGCGCCTTGGCTGGAAGGTCTTCCTTCCGTTCAGCCTGTTCTGGGTGGTCTTCGTGTCCTTCGCGGCGAAATTCGGATGGTTCTGGGGCATCTTCGCCCGCTGGACCACGGGAGGTTAA